TCTTTCCCCACCGAGACGCGTTCTTGCGCTTCTCTTCCTCGACCCCAAAACGACGCAAGGCGACACGcgtttttcttccccttccgaAAAATCCCCGGCTGGGCCCCGCCAACAGAAAAACCACAGCTGTTGTACCAACGAAATCGCCAGCTGTGCACCCCGGGCAGCTGCCCGTGCAGCCCGCTCtctctttctatatatataGGCGCTCTGCACCACCTTTGTTTTTACTCTGCCTACGCTCTTGCACTCGAAAACCCTagctctctctctgtctctcaaGCTCTCCTAACCTCTCTCAAACCTCGAGATCGCGACAATGGCGGCCGTGAAGTTCGCGAACGTGGCCGCGGTGGCCCTCCTCGTCGCCGCCATGGCGGTCGCCGCGACCGCCCAGGAGGCGCCGGCGCCCAGCCCCGTCTCCCCGGCCAGCTCCGTCACCCCGTCCATCCTCTCCGCCGGAGTGGCTGCCGTCGCGGCCCTCGTCTTCGGGTCAGCACTCAGGATCTGAAGCGGCGCGCCGATCTTCCGGAGCATGGGGACGGAGATTTTTTCTATATAGTTTCCGGGTGTCTGCAGCACTCTATTATCACTAGTAGCCGTGGTAGGGATGATATATTTACGTTGGTTGTTCTGATGTGGGTTTTCTCTCTAGGCGATTTTTTTACGCGGTGGATCCGGGAGtcccttccttcctccttcgtTGGCGTCGCTGCTGTGTGTTCTTTTGCTGGTTTGAGAGTCTTTTGAGTCGAGTACATACTCCTGGTGGTGCTTCTGCTTCTTTAGTTAGAGAGAGTCTCGTGCACAGTCCTGATGATGTCATAGATCTATTGCTTTATCATGTACCTCAGACATATATATTtccacatatatattttattataaataacaGATTCGTTTCATGaaacttctccttcttcttcatcctcttaCTCAATGTCGCGATCTTGATGCGTGTCGTCTGTCGATGTGGTTATggcttaaaaaaaaagggtagaaTTCCACGGGAAAGGGACTTCCTTTCGGGAGTGGCGCTTGCGTGAGAACAGTGAATGCTTCGTGGGTGCGTTTTCGAGCGTGGGATGAAACGCCAATGAAGGAAAAGCGATTCACCCGGTTCTTTAACTGCTGAGTAGGCTAATAATGACGGACGAAAATCTTTAATTATTAAGGCGCGTTTGCATGATGGGCGGTCGTGATTTTTTGTCCTGTTGCGAGTGCTGCAGCTGTAGGGGTACGGCGCATCATGCCCGTCACATGCGCCGATCGTACCCACCATCCGACTCCCTGGCCGGATGGGCCCGAACCGAGCCGCACGAAAATATCTCTCATCGTCTGAACCGAATTTTTACGACTCTTTCGTCGAAAGTTCATGTTTTGATCTAAtaatggggttcgagatttgcCATGTGAGCGTCTAAATTGATAGGATTCGCGGGGCCGTTCGGACCTTGATTTGGGCATGGTGTGTTTTTTTCGACATGGGATACGGAGCATTGACGGACCCGTGATTTGCGTCGAACGTGGCACCCGCCCGAGATTCCCAATTAGTGCCGCAGAAGCGCAAAAAGGGTAAATTAGGAGTCACGATTCCACCCGGGGAAACTGACTTTGCCTTTTCCTtcgcctttttcttcttcgcgTCCTCttaactttttgaaaaattgaccCGGGGGGAGTCGCGAAGCGAATCTCGACGGGGAGCGCACATATTCGACGACGTCGTTTCCCTCTTTTGCTTTCTCGCTTTCTCCctgtctctctctatatctctcTCTATTCACCATGACGGATGATTCGCGGCCAGCTGAAGCcactgcctctctctctctctgttcatcGATTCTTGTCTTGACTGCTCGGCCCCGCCGTTGCGATCGCGGGCCCCAGGACCGGTCCGGTAGCCatcgctgccgccgccacctgTCCGCGATCAGCGAAAGGTGATACGTTCCGGTCACGGGCTAGGCGAAATTCTTTTGAGATTGCCCCGCCACCTAAAACACTTTGATCATTCTTTAGATTAAGGATTGAAAAGGAGGGGCCCGAAGTGAAGTGTCCACAGATGACTCGGCGAGAGGCAGGTAGATCATCGCGATCCCGGATCCCCGGGGGCGGTAGGTAGGTAAGCTCCCGGAAACGGTCACTTGCGTGGTGTACGCGGGACGTCAAAAATGGCGATGCGTAGCACGGAGGAACGATGTTAGGTCCGACATTTTGGAAGGGGTCAAAACAGGGGGCGGCTTCAATTAAGGATGACGACGAAATCTCGGTTCAAGGCATTACTTTTGATGAAACCTCGAATGAGTGCACTTCGGAAACGTAATCATCCGAATTTTATATGGTGCGGTTTGCTTCCATCATGGCGTGTTTtatgcgtgtgtgtgtgtgtttttttttcaatttcgcTTTTTATCTTGACAAAATAAAGAATGACGTATAAGATCTTCATCGAATGAAAAGATTTAAAGAAAGAACCAAGGGGGATGTCTTCCGAATATCAAGATACGTCAATTCTCGTATATTTATCATCTTAATCCTCACGTCATCTCTCTCTATTTCGATCTCTCGAAATTGCTTGTAAGTCGTAGAGCTTCGTCTCCCGAGATACTCACTAGACAcgcaagttaaaaaaaaaaaaacaagactgTCATTTTCTGTGCATGACTCGTGTCGTATTATCGTGTGTAGTCAATACattgaaaaaataagaataaatttcCAATAGAGAAGCTTTGATAACAAAACTCGTGAGAATTAGtctttttttaacatttggACTTCCTCGTGATATTCGCTAATAACGATTGAATATTGAATTTTCCCATCGAAGTACGCTTAAAAGACGTTTCTGCCGATCGATCGGTGAGACATCTCTGAGAGGAGATAATTGACCACGGCGCTTGCGTCCCCACTACACGTGGAGCCCAAATAGGTCGTCGACGACCTCGTATTCGAGGTGGTCGAGGCTCCTCGATAAACCGTACAACCTCATACGCGCATGGGCGCTGGCGCGAGCGAGAGAGATGCGTTGGAATTGGTAGCGGCTCTAGTCAAGGGCTGTCGCAACCACCGATGATGCGGCGGCGGTGTTGGTGTTGGTGGTGGTTGAATATGGGAAGGGAGGATGGGTCTCAGGCTTTCGCTCTGCGATAAAGGGGGGggtttttggtttctttcaaCATCGAAGTGTCGATACCTCTTAAAGAAGGGACAAATCGAAGTTCCTAAACTAATATGAGGGGCTCGACGCATGACGCCATCTCGACAATTTAGCTATCAATTGAATAATGCATCAGACCACCAATCCCCTTTAGGATGATGCCTACCGGATTATGGGATCCTTTCGCGTTGGAATTAAGCGCCTTCAACTCTTCGGAAAAATGCGAAGACAAGAAAGGTTCTGCAAGTCCGCGGCTCTCCCAAACATTTTTACTCCCTCTCCTCTCGCTCATCGACATCGACTTTGGCTAAGCATCGTAACGTTTCGATCTCGCCATTTACATATGTTGCTACTACAAGAGCAGGAATTTgatgcgtgagagagagagagagagagagagagagagagagagagaggtcataTATGGAGAGGATGAATCATTTCATTCTTCCCCCAAGGTTAAAACTGACGGATTTACAGAGTctaattatctttttttccccatacttttcctttgttgttttcGGACAAGAGTTCAAAAGAGCTCTCAAAATCTCATCGATCTCCGATGAAAGCTTAGCTTACAGATCCAACTCTTCATTCGGAATCCGAGTCCATATTGCCCATAGCCTTCAATCCTCTCGGTCTCtacatcatcatcaatcataCACACAGAGAATCAGCAACGTTCCTCTTTGTTAACGGGGGCCCCTAATAACCAATTAAAGAATCTTCACATTTCCTAAAAAGTCAAAGATTTAGAAAGTGCCTTTGTCATTTCGGACCCTCTAAAATTGAAGAGCGATGTGGTGCTTTATTTAGTTTTGGCCAAAGCGCAAGTGACTTGTAAAGGgtacccctttttttttttctgccttgtataaaaaattcaaacgcAGTAATCATAGCGCTAGGAACGCGTATATAGAAGAAATAAGTGAAGCAAATGAAGTACCTTCTTGGAAATCTTCTTCTCCCGGACCTCATACCGTTCTAGGGTCAAGTCGCACAACCACGCCCCAGGGCTTACCAACTGCACATGGAAAACATTCGCCAACTCGTTTAGAATTTACAAAACCTCAATTTGTCAAATCAAAACGTATTCAATATGTCAGacccaaaattcaaaaaacggAAGCCCTCCAGACAAAAGGACCACGACACTGCCACAAGGACACACCCCTCGAACGTGAGGAACAAGGTTAGAGGGTTTTGACAACTCATACGGtcgttcttcctcttcctcgaAGTTACCCGAGGTACCGGTGCACAAGGACAGGACGACGACCCACACATATCACGAGGTCTTTCCCCAACAACATCCACAAGACCCAATTGCAGAGCTGGCGgtccaaacattttcctttccatttccctgcttttcttttccaagcTTCAGCTCGAGCTCGACCACGATTGATCAATTCACATGAACATGTAACTCGGGCCGGCGAGTAGCTGCCCTCCCGGTCTACAAAAAATCAgatgggccgggccgggccgcgCCGCGACAGCCCAGTCCACGACCAACCACTCCAATTTCGACCCAACCCCTATTCATccatcatcaccaccatcaGCATCACCATTATAATAAACCCTAAAATCAGTCCTAAGACCCAAACAGAAAGGAATCCCTCATCCGTGACTTAATGCGGAAGCCTCGCCCCCTCATTGGACGAAACAAAGTACACACCGTGGGGGGGGCCCCCGACCGACCCCGCGCATTCGTCACCACGCCCCACGCATCGACCGACACGTGTGCGTCCCGTCCTTCCCCGGCTCCGACTTTTGTCCTCTCGCACGCTTTCTCCCCCGACAACcgcaacaacaaaaaatgctTTCTTTTCCCCTAGCCAAAAGAAGGCGCCAGAAAACAAAAGCAAGAGGGGCCCCGCCATTACACCCCcttaaaaatcacaaaaaagcaTAAAATCTCCGGCCCCACCACACGCACCACCCCCGACCTTCTTTAATTAAACCGATAGTAATGGAGATATTAAATTACCGACCCCCTATTTCCGCATTatatctcaatttcttttcGGCTAAAGCTACACTACCAAATTACCGCTACTGATTTTCGGTTTTCGAGCCATTTCAGGTCGTGATATCTTAATAATTCTCAACTGGGTTCGACCGGAATTGATCAAAAGATTGATGGAAATCGacaaaagacttttttttttttggggggaggggggaTTAGAAACGGAGTGGGGAATTGAAGCTCCGGGGAGAGGCGAGGGGATCTTACATTGACGGTCCGCTGCACCACCTTGGCCCTCTTCTTGGGTCTCTGAGGCAGCTTGGACcccttgaagatgatgaagtcctcctccttctccttgtTCGTCAGGGCGATCACGAATTTGGGCGGCCAGACCGGGGGCGCCGCGTCCCCGCTCCCGGACGACGACCCGCCCCCGCCCTTCTTGCTGTCGTGCGCGGTCTCGGACGATGCGGCCGATTTGTTGTTGCTCTCATTATTgtggtgggggtggtggtggttggggtggtgatggtggtggtggtggttgctgttgctgttgctgtttagatggtgatggtgattgttggtgttggtggtggtggtggtggtggtgctgtGGTGGTGGGgatgggggtggtggtggttggtgGCCTTCTTGTCGTGCGCACCCCTGTCCGGCGAAGAGAAGCCCCTGAGACCGCCGTTGCTCTGCCCTCGCATCGCACTCGAATTCTCCGAGTTCCTGCAAAAACCAAACGGAAAACCCCACTTAAAGCCACACACAAGCATATCAATGACACCACACCCAAAACACTCGCACCAAAAAAGCCACCAGACCCAAgtcaagaaaggaagaaaaatctaaacctcccccaaaaaaaaagcatttttcgATCTGGGTAAGTTTACCTAATTACCGAAATGACCTCGGGTCCGATCTTAgatcggtggtggtggtggtggtgggtggtGGAGGGGGACAGGCTCCCGAGAGGCTTTGCGTGAGAATCGGAGCAAGCGGAGGGCGTGGGGTGTGGGGTGTGGGTTCTCGATTTTGGCCTTTAGTTGCAGAAGACTTGACTTTTTCGGAGGTGTGTTCGTTTGCTTTTTTCTGGAAAGAACTGGGGGAAACGTTCGGAATTCCTTTCTCTCTGGAATCCTGGGGAAAAGATATTTGGAGCTGTGGCGATTCTCTGTAGCTATCTATCTACGTGCGCACATAATGCTTTGttcttcccttcttctctctctctctctctctctctctcggttttgGGCATATTTCGATATCAAGcgcttttctccctttttttttttaacttctctttctttccgaGGGGGTGTTGGGGAAGGGCTACGTGGAGGAGCATGTGAAAGGGTCGGGAAGGGGATAAAGTGGACCTGATCCCTAACCTCCGCTGGGCTCATGATAACGTGGGGCGCTTGACACGTAGCCAGGAGAGAGCTGGAACCCCCCGATCTAGTGCGGCCAGAACCAGCGCGGGCATCGCTAATACCCTCCCGGGTTTAAAAAGAGCCCGCAGCCCATCTacagaaaagtcaaaagaaaaagccgAAAAGATGAAATGGAGACTCTACCCACGCGAAAATAATAGGGGATCAAATCGATATGAAGGTTGGCCTCTCCCCATCATCATCACCGCCACCATCATCGACGCCACCATGAAATAATTAGAGATCCATAAAGACGAAGAAACATCTTTTTCCAGCGCAAAACGCCTCACGAAGATGAGACCCATGTCGTGCACGAGACGTTAAAGCTTTTTGTGAAGAGGGGAAAGTCTAAAAAAACGACATTTGCGTATGAGCCTCACGCCTCTCCATCATAACACCACCACAAGAAGGGTCAGGCCCAGTTTTGATCTCTTGAAATCCAGGACCCCTTATACCATTCCCTCTTTTATCCCCAAATGCATCcccataaaataaaatgaaaagagaaaaaagaaaggggaagacgCTAAACAAATCGAGATTCCCTAAAGATGCCGTGCTaagaaaagaaaccaaaatcatcaaaagatcaaaCGTTAGATCTGCGCAACACCAGACATGTCGGGGTCCCAAACACAACTAAAACTCATTCCACACCATACCCATATGCACATTTCACTACTTGCGCCTCCCGATTCGGCCTAATCACCAGAATCCACAACACCCCTCTTTGCTCGGTGGCCTATATAgattctctccctccctccctccaacaaAAAGACGTATGCCATGTAGGAAATGATGGATCATGTTGGGTCAGTCCGTAAACAGTAGAAGCCCATGTTAAACAACGCCCCGcactcaaaattatttttcttcttttttaaactcTTTGACAAAATGGGCGAAAAAGTAGGACAAGAAAACATGCCGCCTCTAAaccacccaaaagaaaagagagactcCAAAGATAGAATTAGATCTCAAAGATccttcttggctcatcctcgcCCACTCAaagattagattaaaaaaactCTTAATAAGCCTCGGGATCGTACCCACTTCCCCCACTACCGATGAGTGCCGCCGTGTCCAACTTCGATTTCAACCCCccaaaaaagggaggaaaacaaagagagagcCAAGCCCAGCGCACCACGGCGTCCATCCATTATAGAAAACACAGCACAGAGAAGGAGAGAGGCGGCGGTGGTACCTGAGAACGCGCTGAGGTGGCGgaaaaggaggagaggagggacGTTGACGTAGATTCAAGTACACATTCCCGTTCCCGTGATTGCTGGCCGCCGGGTTGGCCGAGTCCTTATCGGCCCCCTCCCGACCCGCCGCTCCACCCGACCCTTgtgggccgccgccgccgcgtcgTCCTTGGCTTGCACCTTCATGCACCGAGGCCGCTTCCGGGTCCCCCACTGCAGCACGAAGTCAgacgtcgtcgccgccgccgccgccgtctgcCTCGTGGCCTCAGAGGCAGATCTCTGCTGCAGGCCcccgtcggcggcggcggccctgCCGTTGGAAGTGGTGGAGATGCCATTATTGCTGGCCCTCTGCGCGTCCTTTTCCATCTTCCTTTCCGTATTTATCCCTGCCCATTCCCCCCGAAAAAGTCTCAGCGGAAAATTcttacaaaaacaaaagaagaaaaaatcgaaAAGGGACCGAAGAAATTCTCGTTAACTTAACTACGGTTCAACTTCCTTCAAATGTCTTgtgaccaccaaaaaaaaaaaaagctcaaaaagataaaatagctCTCGTCTGCAACTTATCCAGAAccagaaaaatgaatgatttcacCCACCCAAGAAAAACAAGACaaaggaaagcaaaaagaaaaacactcaAAAGACTCCAAAGATTGAAAGGCTTTGGCTCGCCCAAAACAGATGACGAAACAAGAGATCGGGCAATCATGAATCGAATAGAAAGAAAAGTCCCAGAGCTCATCCAGAAGAAAACCATGAAATTCAAGAGCGAGCGAGCAATGGTGATGAGCAATAGAACTTCAATTGGAATCGCCCAAACGATGGTAACAAAACCAGATGGCTTCGTATGTGGAgcgaaaaaaaagaggggagagagagagaaagaaaatctcTGACCAGCTCTGgttaaattcaggaaaaatgCAGGAAAAGAAGACGAGGAGCCCAAGGAGCGACCAAGATGGCTCATTTGTTCAAAGAGAAATCCACATAATAAACAGCACCCTTCGATGGTAAAAACTGCTCATTTGAGCCGAGATGTTTATCTGCTCAGAGCTCGGaatcagaagaagaagacgaatctCTTTCAAAGGGGACAAAGGAGGGTCCGTGAAATTCAACGTATTGAAGATCCATCAGCAGAACATCAAAGAGAGATGAGGCAGAAGaccacagagagagacagagagagagaggaaacagACCCGGAAAAACTCGATTCGAAAAACAAGAAAGTTCTCAGAAGCAACGAAGTAATTCCAAAAAATTCCAGTCTCTGAAATGGCACGTCGCCAAAAGATTTCGTGCAAAATCAGCTCTTTCTCAAGAGCAAATGCACATCCCTGCTGGACGGCCACCGAGAAAGGAGGAAAGACACGGACGATGGAGGAATCCCGATGAAGACTGTCGCATTACCAGGAAAGTCCACAACTTCGAAGCTGATTAGCCTTCGCTCCGTCGACCCGCCTCCGATTCGAATCCGGTAGCTCCGATTCGGCCACAGGACTGCAGATTACAACGAAGAGAGACGCGAATTAGAGTTCTTCAAGAATCGAAGCTCGAAAAGAACCCACTGGAAAACAGAACAGAGCACAGAACTCACCTTCGTCTGCTCCGATTCGATAGTCCTTAACGGGCTTTTTCCGGCCGCGAAACCGGAGAGAACCAAATCCCCAGCTACCTCCCCCCGATTTCAGCTCCGGATTAGCCAAATTTCCTCAATTGATTATCGTTATCGCACCGTTTATTAGTTAGATTCACGAATTACAGGCGTGTCCGATTGTCCAAAAAAGCATGCTTCCGCGTAACTGGAAATCGCGGCCTAGCCACAGGGATTCGTCCGAATCACGACATTCCAGAGACGAAATCGCCGACTCTCATGAACGTTTCCGGTTCTCCGATTCCGGAAGCAGCTGATCTGCGCGTAGGGAAGAACAGCCTCTCCCGCGTCGGCCGATCGGGAGGAGCTCGCTCCCGGAATCTCTCCGGGAAACCGCTCGAGGACTCCGGAAATGCACCTGCGACGCGAAGAGAGAATCAGAACAGAGCCGGTCGAAATCAAGAAAGCCGCAAAAGAAACCAAAGCGAGAAGTGCGCTCGGAGGAGAGATCGAATCGCCTCCGTCTCCGGAAGCGGAGGAACCTCACCTGACTCCGGCCAGCGAAAACCGCCGCCGGGCCGCTCCGCAATCGTCTCGGGACTGAGTCTCCGACTCGCTCCCCCGGAACGCTCCctccgacgacgacgacgacgacgacgatgtcTGCAACAGCGCGAAACGAACTGAGTCAGAACCATTCTCGCCGAGAGTCGCGAGAAGAGAAAaatccacacacacacacacatccagTCGCCGGAATCCGGCCACGGACCTCTCTCCGCACTCGCCGTCCGGCCCGATTCAGATCCTCGACATTCCCTCCGGCGAACCCACCCTCCCCGCCTCCTCAGTTTCTCGGGAAACCGCGAGAAAACGAGAGAAAATTCGCAGAGAAAatacactctctctctctctccttctctctctccttccttctctctctttctcgctttGTGCCGCGCCGTTGTAAAACGCGAGTTTTTATACCCGCAAGGCCCCCCCGACGGCATCAACCGTTCGCGCCGATGGGATCCTGGCCGTCGGTGCCCCATCGGACGGCCGAGATCTGTTTCCGAGATCAGTCCCGTTTCCGCGGgtcctctctttctctatctctcttcttttcgtaaattttcattttggccCCTTGCTGGCCACTCGGGTAACGGCGTTTGGCGGAGCTTGACGGAATCTTCGCCCGACGCCGTTACGACGTTCGGACggtgttttttcattttttt
This genomic stretch from Eucalyptus grandis isolate ANBG69807.140 chromosome 3, ASM1654582v1, whole genome shotgun sequence harbors:
- the LOC104437818 gene encoding homeobox protein OTX1, whose protein sequence is MEKDAQRASNNGISTTSNGRAAAADGGLQQRSASEATRQTAAAAATTSDFVLQWGTRKRPRCMKVQAKDDAAAAAHKGRVERRVGRGPIRTRPTRRPAITGTGMCTWPKSRTHTPHPTPSACSDSHAKPLGSLSPSTTHHHHHHRSKIGPEVISVIRNSENSSAMRGQSNGGLRGFSSPDRGAHDKKATNHHHPHPHHHSTTTTTTTNTNNHHHHLNSNSNSNHHHHHHHPNHHHPHHNNESNNKSAASSETAHDSKKGGGGSSSGSGDAAPPVWPPKFVIALTNKEKEEDFIIFKGSKLPQRPKKRAKVVQRTVNLVSPGAWLCDLTLERYEVREKKISKKRPRGLKAMGNMDSDSE